Part of the Thermogemmatispora onikobensis genome, CGAGAGCGAGAGCAGGTCTGCGTTGAGCGCTTTGACGTCGAGCGGCAAGGCCCCACCAGCCTGGACAGCGTCAATGTGGAAGGGGACCTTGCGCTGCCGACAGAGGCGCCCGATCTCTTCCACTGGTTCGACGGTGCCGATCTCGTTGTTGGCATACATGATGGAGACGAGCACGGTCTCATCGGTTATGGCCCGCGCCACAGCATCGGGATCAACCAGTCCGTGCTCGTCCACCGGTAGGTAGGTGACGTTGAAGCCGAAACGCTCTAGATAGTGGCAGGTGTGCAGGACGGCATGATGCTCGATGGCCGAGGTGATGATGTGCTTGCCTTTGTTCCGCGCGGCCAGGGCAACGCCTTTGATGGCCAGATTGTCGCTCTCTGAACCACAGCCGGTAAACACAATCTCGGTGGGCCGGCAGTTGAGTATGGCGGCAATCTCTTCGCGCGCCCCGTCAATGGCTTGCATGGCCCGCCGCCCCAGGGTGTAAATGCTGCTGGCGTTGCCATACTCGCTGGTGAGATAGGGCAGCATGGCCTCCAATACCCGCGGGTCAAGGGCGGTCGTGGCCGCATGGTCAAGATAGATGACTCGCTCTGGCATGGTTATACTCTTAACATCAAGTACTACTTTTACCGACTTCTTCCTCTACTACTGTTTAGATATTTAAAGTTAACAGTTGTTCTCCGGTCGCTCGCTCCCTGCGACGGAAGAACGCTTGCTTGACGGCTGACTTCATTGTATCATAGAGTGAGCTCCGCTTCCTGCCTCGTTGCACTTCGGGAGCCTCTCGTTTTATTTCTCATAACTACAGCATGTCAAATACGATTTTCTTTCTTTTTATAGATAGTTAAGCATAAAAGAAAGGAATACTCTTATGGGCGAAGAACTTTTCCTTAGCCTGATGCCCGATTTTGAAGAGCTGGCGGGTCAGCGTGTTATCGTAAGACCGTATCGTGAGGAGGACGCTCCTGCGCTTTTCGAGGCGATCCAGGAATCGCGCGCCCATCTGCGTCCCTGGCTGCCCTGGGCAGACCAGCATCAGCGTATTGAGGAGACGCGCGATTGGATCAATCGCCAGCGCGCTGCCTGGCTGGTGCGCGACATCTATAACTGTACGGTGATCAGTCTGGCCGATGGGCAACTCCTGGGAGGGATCAGTTTGAGGCCCCACGACTGGCAGGCGCGTGTCTTCGAGATCGGCTACTGGCTGCGTGCCACGGCCACTGGTCGGGGATATATCACAGAAGCAACGCAACTGCTGACCAGCTTTGCCTTGAGGCAGCTCGGAGCCAACCGCGTTTTTATCCGCTGCGATGAGCGTAACGAGCGCAGCGCCGCTATTCCGCGCCGCCTGGGTTTCGTCTTCGAGGGCTGCCTGCGTAACGAGGCCCTCGCTCCCGATGGCCAGCTCCGCAATACGCTGGTCTTTGCCTTGACACCGGCGGATCACTGGCAGGCCGGCCAGTAAATGAGGAGAGGAGAGGGGTCGGCAGCGACCTCTCTCCTTCAGGACGGGCCCTTCAGTCAAGCTCAATGCAACGCCGCGCACGACCGCCGTCCGCCCCTAGAGGCTGCCCCAGTTGTAGACGGTGTCGGGTTGCACGTGCGGACTGTTATAGGCCAGGGTGATAAGTTCGTGAGCCTGCAGCTGGAGGCTGTGGAAGTCGCCTTGATAAGGCTTGCCATCGACATAGACACTCCAGCCGCTGGCCTGGTCGAGCTGGCTGGGAAAGCCGTTGCCCAGTTCGGCGAACTGGTTTTTCCAGATATCGAAGAACTGCCCGAGAGTAAAGCGTTCGTTCTGCGGCGCCTCAATATGAATAACGCCCGTTGTGTCATGGGTATGGAGCCAGTAGATGCAGTCGCTGGCAATGCCAGTATTGGCCGGAAGCTGCACGGGCTGACCGTTGATGTAGATTGAGAGATGAGCGTGATAGTGTACAGCTACCTGCTCACTGGCATCGCAGTAGACCTGATCGACTGGCGGATAGGCAGCGTCGACAACCGGACGCCCCTGGCTCTGCATCTGGCCTTGCTGATTTTGCGCCTGACTCTGGGAGCCGGTCCGAATGAGGAAGTAGA contains:
- the nifS gene encoding cysteine desulfurase NifS, translated to MPERVIYLDHAATTALDPRVLEAMLPYLTSEYGNASSIYTLGRRAMQAIDGAREEIAAILNCRPTEIVFTGCGSESDNLAIKGVALAARNKGKHIITSAIEHHAVLHTCHYLERFGFNVTYLPVDEHGLVDPDAVARAITDETVLVSIMYANNEIGTVEPVEEIGRLCRQRKVPFHIDAVQAGGALPLDVKALNADLLSLSAHKFYGPKGVGILYVRQGVRLLPQQQGGSQERGRRAGTENVAGIVGAATALRLAYEELEQVQPRLRALRDRLIDGVLSRIPRSRLTGHPTQRLANNASFCFEGVEGESILLNLDLLNIAASTGSACTSGSVEPSHVLVALGLPPEWARGSLRLTLGKDNCEEDVDTVLTVLPGIVEKLRSLAT
- a CDS encoding GNAT family N-acetyltransferase, which gives rise to MGEELFLSLMPDFEELAGQRVIVRPYREEDAPALFEAIQESRAHLRPWLPWADQHQRIEETRDWINRQRAAWLVRDIYNCTVISLADGQLLGGISLRPHDWQARVFEIGYWLRATATGRGYITEATQLLTSFALRQLGANRVFIRCDERNERSAAIPRRLGFVFEGCLRNEALAPDGQLRNTLVFALTPADHWQAGQ